One stretch of Comamonas testosteroni DNA includes these proteins:
- the boxB gene encoding benzoyl-CoA 2,3-epoxidase subunit BoxB codes for MSSIDYSQKIPNNVDLSGDRTLQRALESWQPSFIRWWDDVGPEGSTNYDVYLRTAVSVDPQGWAQFGYVKMRDYRWGIFLNPADQERSIHFGDHKGEKAWQDVPGEHRANLRRIIVTQGDTEPASVEQQRHLGLTAPSMYDLRNLFQVNVEEGRHLWAMVYLLHKHFGRDGREEAEALLERQSGDENNPRILGAFNEKTPDWLAFFMFTYFTDRDGKFQLAALAESAFDPLARTTKFMLTEEAHHMFVGESGVSRVLARTCQVMNELKTDDVNKLRNAGVIDLPTIQRYLNFHYSVTIDLFGADQSSNAATFYSSGLKGRYEEGKREDDHKLHDQNYKVLEVVDGKLQEKEVPMLNALNEVLRDDYIKDSNAGVGRWNKVMEKAGIDFRLTVPHKAFNRQIGALAGVRISPDGRPVSEQEWLSRKNEWLASDDDRSFVASLMKQCLEPGKFAGWIAPPVMGINRQPVDFEYVKFG; via the coding sequence ATGAGCAGCATCGACTACAGCCAGAAGATTCCCAACAACGTGGACCTCAGCGGCGACCGCACGCTGCAGCGTGCGCTGGAGAGCTGGCAGCCCAGCTTCATCCGCTGGTGGGATGATGTGGGCCCCGAAGGATCGACCAACTACGATGTCTATCTGCGTACCGCGGTGAGCGTGGATCCGCAGGGCTGGGCGCAGTTCGGCTACGTCAAGATGCGTGACTATCGCTGGGGCATCTTCCTGAACCCGGCTGATCAGGAACGCAGCATTCATTTTGGCGATCACAAGGGTGAGAAAGCCTGGCAGGATGTGCCCGGCGAGCACCGCGCCAACCTGCGTCGCATCATCGTCACGCAAGGCGATACCGAGCCCGCTTCGGTGGAGCAGCAGCGCCATCTGGGCCTGACCGCGCCATCCATGTACGACCTGCGCAATCTGTTCCAGGTCAATGTGGAAGAAGGCCGCCATCTCTGGGCCATGGTCTATCTGCTGCACAAGCATTTCGGACGTGATGGACGCGAGGAAGCCGAGGCCTTGCTGGAGCGCCAGAGCGGCGATGAAAACAACCCGCGCATTCTGGGCGCCTTCAATGAAAAAACGCCGGACTGGCTGGCGTTCTTCATGTTCACCTACTTCACCGACAGAGACGGGAAATTCCAGCTCGCAGCGCTGGCCGAATCCGCGTTCGATCCGCTGGCACGCACCACCAAATTCATGCTGACCGAAGAGGCGCATCACATGTTCGTCGGCGAGTCCGGCGTCTCGCGCGTTCTGGCCCGCACCTGCCAGGTCATGAACGAACTCAAGACCGACGATGTGAACAAGCTGCGCAACGCGGGCGTCATCGACCTGCCCACGATCCAGCGCTATCTGAACTTCCACTACAGCGTGACCATCGACCTTTTCGGCGCCGACCAGTCGAGCAATGCCGCCACCTTCTACAGCTCGGGCCTCAAGGGCCGTTACGAAGAGGGCAAGCGCGAGGACGACCACAAGCTGCACGACCAGAACTACAAAGTGCTGGAAGTAGTGGACGGCAAGTTGCAGGAAAAGGAAGTGCCCATGCTCAACGCCTTGAACGAGGTGCTGCGCGACGACTACATCAAGGACAGCAATGCCGGTGTGGGCCGCTGGAACAAGGTGATGGAAAAGGCCGGCATCGACTTTCGCCTGACGGTGCCGCACAAGGCCTTCAACCGTCAGATCGGCGCGCTGGCAGGCGTGCGCATCAGCCCCGACGGCCGCCCTGTGAGCGAGCAGGAATGGCTGTCCAGGAAGAACGAGTGGCTGGCCAGCGACGACGACCGCAGCTTTGTCGCATCGCTGATGAAGCAATGCCTGGAGCCCGGCAAGTTTGCCGGCTGGATTGCCCCCCCGGTCATGGGTATCAATCGCCAGCCCGTGGACTTCGAGTATGTGAAGTTTGGGTGA
- the boxC gene encoding 2,3-epoxybenzoyl-CoA dihydrolase, translating into MQQQTNVDYRTEPSQYRHWSFEVDGNIARLKLDIAEDGGIRPGYKLKLNSYDLGVDVELHDALNRIRFEHPQVRSVIVTSGKERIFCSGANIFMLGVSSHAWKVNFCKFTNETRNGMEDSSRHDGLKFVAAVNGACAGGGYELALACDDIVLIDDRSSSVSLPEVPLLGVLPGTGGLTRVTDKRHVRHDLADIFCTSVEGVRGQRAVDWRLVDAIAKPAQFAEVVQQRATALGESSPRPTSAKGIQLTRLQREESPDGLHYRHVSVQIDRSKRSATITVKSPRGEQPGSIEAIENAGAAWWPLAMGRELDDAILHLRTNELDVGTWILKTEGDARAVLAADQSLMAHKDHWLVQQTLGLLRRTFARLDVSSRSLFALIEPGSCFAGMLAELVFCADRAYMLVLPDEPEREPVIELDEFNFGLLPLVNDQSRLQRRFYEESGPLEAARAAMGKPLNGDAAQQLGLVTAALDDIDWEDEIRIAKEERAAMSPDALTGLEANLRFASQENMVTRIFGRLSAWQNWIFNRPNAVGEKGALKLYGTGQKAGFDFNRV; encoded by the coding sequence ATCGCCGAAGACGGAGGCATACGCCCCGGCTACAAGCTCAAGCTCAACAGCTATGACCTGGGCGTGGATGTGGAACTGCACGATGCCCTCAACCGCATCCGTTTTGAACACCCGCAGGTTCGCTCCGTGATCGTCACCAGCGGCAAGGAACGCATCTTCTGCTCGGGCGCAAATATCTTCATGCTCGGAGTCTCGTCCCACGCCTGGAAGGTGAACTTCTGCAAGTTCACCAACGAGACGCGCAACGGCATGGAGGACAGCTCCCGGCACGACGGACTCAAGTTCGTTGCCGCCGTCAACGGCGCCTGCGCGGGCGGCGGCTACGAGCTGGCTCTGGCCTGCGACGACATCGTGCTGATCGACGACCGATCTTCCTCGGTATCGCTGCCCGAGGTTCCGCTGCTGGGCGTGCTGCCCGGCACCGGCGGGCTGACGCGCGTGACCGACAAGCGCCATGTGCGCCACGACCTGGCCGACATCTTCTGCACCAGCGTGGAAGGCGTGCGCGGCCAGCGCGCCGTGGACTGGCGACTGGTGGATGCGATCGCCAAGCCCGCGCAGTTTGCCGAGGTGGTGCAGCAACGTGCCACGGCGCTGGGCGAGAGCAGCCCGCGCCCGACGTCCGCCAAAGGCATACAGCTCACCAGGCTGCAGCGCGAGGAGAGCCCGGACGGCCTGCACTATCGCCACGTCAGCGTGCAGATCGATCGCAGCAAGCGCAGCGCCACCATTACGGTCAAGTCCCCCAGGGGCGAACAGCCCGGCAGCATCGAAGCCATTGAAAACGCAGGTGCTGCCTGGTGGCCGCTGGCCATGGGCCGCGAGCTCGACGACGCCATACTGCATCTGCGCACCAACGAGCTAGATGTGGGCACCTGGATTCTCAAGACCGAGGGCGATGCACGCGCCGTGCTGGCGGCAGACCAGTCTCTGATGGCGCACAAGGATCACTGGCTGGTGCAGCAAACCCTGGGCCTGCTGCGCCGCACCTTTGCACGCCTCGATGTGTCGTCGCGTTCGCTGTTCGCCTTGATCGAGCCCGGCTCCTGCTTTGCCGGCATGCTGGCCGAGCTGGTCTTCTGCGCCGATCGCGCCTACATGCTGGTGCTGCCCGACGAGCCCGAGCGCGAGCCCGTGATCGAGCTCGATGAATTCAACTTCGGCCTGCTGCCGCTGGTCAACGATCAAAGCCGTCTGCAGCGGCGCTTCTATGAGGAGTCCGGGCCCCTGGAAGCCGCGCGCGCGGCGATGGGCAAGCCGCTCAACGGCGATGCCGCGCAACAGCTGGGACTGGTCACCGCCGCGCTTGACGATATCGACTGGGAAGACGAGATCCGCATCGCCAAGGAAGAGCGCGCCGCCATGTCGCCCGATGCGCTCACGGGCCTCGAAGCCAATCTGCGTTTCGCCAGCCAGGAAAACATGGTCACGCGCATCTTCGGGCGTCTGTCGGCCTGGCAGAACTGGATCTTCAACCGCCCCAATGCGGTCGGTGAAAAAGGCGCTTTGAAGCTCTACGGCACCGGACAGAAAGCCGGCTTCGATTTCAACAGGGTATGA
- the boxA gene encoding benzoyl-CoA 2,3-epoxidase subunit BoxA, translated as MSTITLIENGILKQHLIDPEICIRCNTCEATCPVDAITHDDNNYVVMADKCNGCMDCISPCPTGSIDNWRLVSASKPYSVAEQLGWESLPEELCADVLAAAQTTENAGDVDDLSQAQAVIAAAAGMAESGTAEVFRAASYGATTPPWSAAHAYTNLHGPKAAVTATVVGNLNCTEAGFDNETHHIVLDFGAMPFPVLEGQSLGIVPPGVDAGGKPHVARQYSIASARNGERPGYNNLALTVKRVVEDHQGQPVRGVASNYLCDLQVGDKVQVIGPFGSSFLMPNHPRSHIVMICTGTGSAPMRAMTEWRRRLRKSGKFDSGKLLLFFGARTPQELPYFGPLQNLPKDFIDINFAFSRVAGQPRRYVQDAMRERSADLMELLCDDNTHIYVCGLKSMEDGVVLALRDVAQQAGLGWEELGARLKREGRLHLETY; from the coding sequence ATGAGCACCATCACGCTGATTGAAAACGGCATCCTGAAGCAGCATCTGATAGACCCGGAAATCTGCATTCGCTGCAACACCTGCGAGGCGACCTGCCCCGTGGACGCCATCACGCATGACGACAACAACTATGTGGTCATGGCGGACAAGTGCAACGGCTGCATGGACTGCATCTCGCCCTGCCCTACCGGCTCAATCGACAACTGGCGGCTGGTGTCGGCAAGCAAGCCCTACAGCGTTGCCGAGCAGCTGGGCTGGGAGAGCCTGCCCGAAGAGCTTTGCGCCGATGTGCTGGCCGCCGCGCAGACGACCGAGAATGCCGGAGATGTGGATGATCTGAGCCAGGCTCAGGCCGTGATCGCGGCCGCTGCCGGCATGGCCGAAAGCGGCACTGCGGAAGTCTTTCGCGCAGCCAGCTATGGCGCCACCACACCGCCCTGGTCTGCCGCCCATGCCTACACCAATCTGCATGGTCCCAAGGCTGCGGTGACGGCCACGGTGGTGGGCAATCTGAACTGCACGGAAGCCGGCTTCGACAACGAGACCCACCATATCGTGCTGGACTTCGGCGCCATGCCTTTCCCGGTGCTCGAAGGCCAGTCGCTGGGCATTGTTCCGCCGGGTGTGGATGCCGGCGGCAAGCCCCATGTGGCGCGTCAGTACTCGATTGCCAGCGCCCGCAACGGCGAGCGCCCCGGCTACAACAATCTGGCCTTGACCGTGAAACGCGTGGTCGAGGATCACCAGGGTCAGCCCGTGCGCGGCGTGGCCAGCAACTATCTCTGTGATCTGCAGGTGGGTGACAAGGTGCAGGTGATAGGCCCGTTTGGCAGCAGCTTTCTCATGCCCAATCACCCGCGCTCGCACATCGTGATGATCTGCACCGGCACGGGCAGCGCACCCATGCGCGCCATGACGGAGTGGCGCCGCCGCCTGCGCAAGAGCGGCAAGTTCGACAGCGGCAAACTGCTGCTGTTCTTCGGTGCGCGAACGCCTCAGGAACTGCCCTATTTCGGCCCCTTGCAGAACCTGCCCAAGGATTTCATCGACATCAATTTCGCCTTCTCGCGCGTGGCCGGCCAGCCCAGGCGCTATGTGCAGGACGCCATGCGCGAGCGCTCGGCCGACCTCATGGAGCTGCTGTGCGACGACAACACGCATATCTATGTCTGCGGTCTCAAAAGCATGGAGGACGGCGTCGTGCTGGCCCTGCGTGACGTGGCCCAGCAAGCAGGACTAGGGTGGGAGGAGCTTGGCGCAAGACTCAAGCGCGAAGGACGTCTGCACCTGGAAACCTACTGA